Genomic window (Syntrophales bacterium):
CCCGGATGTTTCTCCTCAGGAACCCGGCCATCCTCGGGTCCTGCTCCACGAAGACCACACGGGCGGCGCCCCGGCTCAGAGCCTCGATGCCGACCGCCCCGGAGCCGGCGTAGAGATCCAGGAAGGCGAATTCCCGGACATCCCGGAGGATGTTGAACAGGGCCTCCCGGATTCGGTCGGACGTGGGCCGGGCACGGTTTCCCTTCGGGGCGAAGAGCCGTTTCCCCCGGGCCGTTCCGGCGATCACCCTCATTCGCCCGCCTCCCGCATCACCGGGCCTTCCGGTCCACCGCCGACAACTCCCGATGGTTCACAGGTACTTCCGGATCAGGATCTCGGCGATCTGGACGGCATTCAGGGCCGCTCCCTTTCGAAGGTTGTCCGAAACCACCCACAGGTTGATCCCGTTGGCGATCGACTCGTCTTCCCGGATCCTCCCCACAAAGGTCTCGTCCTTTCCGGCGGCATGGATTGCCAGGGGATACTGCCGGCTCGCCGGATCGTCCACCACCTTCACACCCGGCGCTTTGGCAAGAATCTCCCTGACCTCCGCAGCGGTGATCTTCCGCTCCGTCTCGATGTTCACCGATTCCGAATGGCAGTAGAACACGGGCACCCGGACGGTCGTCGCCGTCACCGCGATGGAGGGGTCCATGATCTTCTTCGTCTCGTTGACCATCTTCATCTCTTCCTTGGTGTACCCGTTCTCCATGAAGACATCGATCTGGGGCAGGCAGTTGAAGGCAATTTGGTGGGGATAGACCTTCACCGCCGGCTCCTGGCAGGCCAGGAGCGCCCGGGTCTGATGTTCCAGCTCGTCGATGGCCTTCTTGCCGGTTCCGGAGACGGCCTGGTAGGTGGAGACGATGATCCGCCTGATCCGGGCGGCATCGTGAATCGGCTTGAGGGCAACCACCATCTGGATGGTGGAGCAGTTCGGATTCGCGATGATTCCCCGGTT
Coding sequences:
- a CDS encoding aspartate-semialdehyde dehydrogenase, which produces MNSWSVAVVGATGAVGNEMIRILEQRDFPVGKLKLLASERSLGKSLEFRGKSYPVEVLKEDSFGGVQIGLFSAGGSISEKFAPIAAQAGCVVVDNTNAFRMVPEIPLVVPEVNPEAIARYKNRGIIANPNCSTIQMVVALKPIHDAARIRRIIVSTYQAVSGTGKKAIDELEHQTRALLACQEPAVKVYPHQIAFNCLPQIDVFMENGYTKEEMKMVNETKKIMDPSIAVTATTVRVPVFYCHSESVNIETERKITAAEVREILAKAPGVKVVDDPASRQYPLAIHAAGKDETFVGRIREDESIANGINLWVVSDNLRKGAALNAVQIAEILIRKYL